The Streptomyces sp. NBC_01142 genome has a segment encoding these proteins:
- a CDS encoding TniB family NTP-binding protein, whose amino-acid sequence MPTPFPSDDLPEEPYGPGDFRHPGLSEPRTKEEWREYLDYILPLQPVLLPLADYEQLDAEERHRHNMARFAHHSALVIVRTSQMKTIHHQIRRRMMTNAFQPAGARRSIVLDGPATLGKSTLVKTFAYDFEHELRRNHPERFEKRYIVDGRLIDYTPVVYINIPSQATPKDLSVALAQYLAQPYRSGATKSDITRLVLDNMRRTGVELVIIDDAHFMDLSLKEGKVVNDHLKFIANHTAATFIYTGVDLKYSGLFLEGTGDARVTQTAGRNTLLHMTPYRIGTRDEKADWVSVITAMEDALVLYKHRPGTLVGQWEYLYRRTGGNISSLAELIREAAADAVLTGAERIDRNLLASITINEHAQSTYETDWGHTDPTPPPPGDTQNPDEEDGQAEAS is encoded by the coding sequence GTGCCCACCCCCTTCCCCTCCGACGACCTGCCCGAAGAGCCGTACGGGCCGGGCGACTTCAGGCACCCCGGCCTGTCCGAGCCGCGCACCAAGGAGGAATGGCGCGAATACCTCGACTACATCCTCCCCCTGCAGCCGGTCCTGCTGCCCCTCGCGGACTACGAGCAGCTTGACGCCGAGGAACGGCACCGGCACAACATGGCCCGCTTCGCCCACCACAGTGCCCTGGTCATCGTCCGCACCAGCCAGATGAAGACCATCCACCACCAGATCCGCCGCCGGATGATGACCAACGCCTTCCAGCCCGCCGGGGCACGGCGCAGCATCGTCCTCGACGGTCCCGCCACCCTCGGCAAATCCACCTTGGTCAAGACGTTCGCGTACGACTTCGAGCACGAACTGCGGCGCAACCACCCCGAACGCTTCGAGAAGCGGTACATCGTCGACGGGCGGCTGATCGACTACACGCCCGTCGTCTACATCAACATCCCCTCCCAGGCCACCCCGAAGGACCTGTCGGTCGCACTGGCGCAGTACCTCGCCCAGCCCTACCGGTCCGGCGCCACCAAGAGCGACATCACCCGCCTCGTCCTGGACAACATGCGCCGCACGGGCGTCGAGCTCGTGATCATCGACGACGCGCACTTCATGGACCTCTCCCTCAAGGAGGGGAAGGTCGTCAACGACCACCTGAAGTTCATCGCAAACCACACCGCCGCCACCTTTATCTACACCGGTGTCGACCTGAAGTACTCGGGCCTCTTCCTCGAAGGCACCGGCGACGCGCGCGTCACCCAGACCGCTGGCCGCAACACCCTGCTCCACATGACCCCCTACCGCATCGGGACCAGGGACGAGAAGGCCGACTGGGTCTCCGTCATCACCGCGATGGAAGACGCCCTCGTCCTGTACAAACACCGGCCCGGCACCCTCGTCGGCCAGTGGGAGTACCTGTACCGCCGCACCGGAGGCAACATCAGCTCTCTCGCGGAACTCATCCGCGAAGCGGCAGCCGACGCGGTCCTGACCGGAGCCGAGCGCATCGACCGGAACCTCCTGGCCAGCATCACGATCAACGAGCACGCCCAGAGCACCTACGAGACCGACTGGGGTCACACCGACCCCACCCCGCCACCTCCTGGCGACACCCAGAACCCCGACGAAGAAGACGGGCAAGCCGAAGCCAGCTAG